The following coding sequences are from one Thermostaphylospora chromogena window:
- a CDS encoding trans-aconitate 2-methyltransferase: MSRDIWDPKLYARYAAERTRPFHDLVARIHADDPRYVVDAGCGSGALTAELARRWPHAEVLGFDSSPAMIDEARRHAGERLSFAVRDVRDPLPDEHRIDVLVSNAVLQWVPEHRELLAAWAKALRPGAWLAFQVPGNFAAPSHTLVNELCRTDRWRHRLGDLKPRDPVDDPTDYLDLLAGQGLRVDAWETTYIHVLPPGEDAVLNWIEGTALRPVLNRLAETERAAFLAECGALLRDAYPSRSYGVPFPFRRVFVVAEKTG, encoded by the coding sequence ATGTCAAGAGATATATGGGACCCCAAGCTCTACGCCCGCTACGCCGCCGAACGCACCCGTCCCTTCCACGACCTGGTCGCCCGAATCCACGCGGACGACCCGCGGTATGTCGTGGACGCGGGCTGCGGTTCCGGCGCACTGACCGCCGAACTGGCCCGGCGCTGGCCGCACGCTGAAGTGCTCGGCTTCGACTCCTCCCCGGCGATGATCGACGAGGCGCGGAGACACGCGGGTGAGCGGCTCTCCTTCGCCGTCCGCGACGTACGCGACCCGCTCCCCGACGAACACCGCATCGACGTGCTCGTCAGCAACGCCGTCCTGCAGTGGGTACCCGAGCACCGCGAACTGCTGGCCGCCTGGGCGAAGGCGCTGCGACCGGGCGCCTGGCTGGCCTTCCAGGTGCCGGGCAACTTCGCCGCGCCGAGCCACACGCTGGTGAACGAGCTGTGCCGTACGGACCGGTGGCGCCACCGGCTCGGCGACCTCAAACCACGTGACCCGGTGGACGACCCGACGGACTACCTCGATCTGCTGGCGGGGCAGGGCCTGCGGGTGGACGCGTGGGAGACGACGTACATCCACGTCCTCCCTCCCGGAGAGGACGCGGTGCTGAACTGGATCGAGGGCACGGCGCTGCGCCCCGTCCTCAACCGGTTGGCGGAGACGGAGCGGGCCGCCTTCCTCGCCGAGTGCGGTGCCCTGCTCCGCGACGCCTACCCGTCCCGGTCGTACGGCGTCCCCTTCCCCTTCCGGCGTGTCTTCGTGGTGGCGGAGAAGACCGGGTAG
- a CDS encoding MarR family winged helix-turn-helix transcriptional regulator has translation MDRLVTAWRKERPDLDVEPLHVFSRVSRLARHLDRARRAAFAEHDLEPWEFDVLTALRRAGPPYELSPGALLRATLVTSGTMTNRIDRLAAAGLVRRRPDPGDRRGVLVSLTEAGRTRVDAAFTDLLRREQALLAALPHRDRRTLADLLRTLLAPFDA, from the coding sequence GTGGACCGGCTGGTGACGGCCTGGCGGAAGGAACGGCCCGACCTCGACGTCGAGCCCCTTCACGTGTTCAGCCGGGTATCCCGGCTCGCCCGCCACCTGGACCGGGCCAGGCGGGCCGCCTTCGCCGAACACGACCTGGAGCCGTGGGAATTCGACGTGCTGACCGCCCTGCGCCGGGCCGGCCCGCCGTACGAGCTGAGTCCGGGGGCGCTGCTGCGCGCCACGCTCGTCACCTCCGGCACCATGACCAACCGCATCGACCGCCTCGCCGCGGCCGGGCTCGTACGACGACGTCCCGACCCCGGGGACCGCCGAGGCGTGCTCGTCTCCCTCACCGAGGCCGGACGCACCCGCGTCGACGCCGCCTTCACCGACCTGCTCCGCCGCGAGCAGGCCCTCCTCGCCGCCCTCCCCCACCGCGACCGCCGGACCCTCGCCGACCTCCTGCGCACCCTCCTGGCGCCCTTCGACGCCTGA
- a CDS encoding phosphatase PAP2 family protein, with amino-acid sequence MKDTRWTGSVNRLLWSSALLAVAAAFVTLLSPGGLGSADPVRVETGPSADVYRWVHEILGEAPSWLDVASDVSLVLIGLAFVLVGWSALRRRDAYGVAGTAVTGAGTVAAYAISEGVKLVVDEERPCRVLVAIPDCPPLGDWSFPSNHATLAAGLAAGLVVLRPRLAALAVPMGVVAALLRVLAGAHYPHDVLAGMILGGCVAVAAWLLLTPVAARLASPLLVKTTRFARPGSGDGHAPTPDHRGAAQPGSGGFPGMGDDRTSGPWR; translated from the coding sequence ATGAAAGACACCCGATGGACCGGTTCTGTTAACCGGCTGCTATGGTCGTCCGCCCTGCTGGCCGTGGCGGCGGCCTTCGTCACCCTGCTGTCCCCCGGCGGGCTGGGCTCGGCGGATCCGGTACGCGTCGAGACGGGCCCGTCGGCCGACGTGTACCGATGGGTGCACGAGATCCTGGGCGAAGCGCCGTCGTGGCTGGACGTCGCCTCCGACGTGTCCTTGGTGCTGATCGGGCTGGCGTTCGTCCTCGTGGGCTGGAGCGCGCTGCGCCGCCGAGACGCATACGGCGTCGCGGGGACGGCCGTGACGGGTGCCGGCACCGTGGCCGCCTACGCGATCAGCGAGGGGGTGAAACTGGTCGTGGACGAGGAGCGGCCGTGCCGGGTGCTGGTGGCGATCCCGGACTGCCCGCCGCTCGGGGACTGGTCGTTCCCCAGCAACCACGCCACCCTGGCCGCCGGGCTCGCCGCGGGACTGGTCGTGCTGCGTCCCCGGCTGGCCGCGCTGGCCGTGCCGATGGGCGTGGTGGCGGCGCTGCTGCGCGTGCTGGCGGGCGCGCACTACCCGCATGACGTGCTCGCGGGCATGATCCTCGGCGGCTGCGTCGCGGTGGCCGCGTGGCTCCTGCTCACCCCGGTCGCCGCGCGCCTCGCCTCACCGCTGCTGGTGAAGACCACCCGCTTCGCCCGCCCCGGCTCCGGCGACGGGCACGCCCCGACCCCGGACCATCGCGGAGCCGCTCAGCCGGGAAGCGGTGGATTCCCCGGCATGGGGGACGACCGGACGTCGGGTCCGTGGCGGTGA
- a CDS encoding ABC-F family ATP-binding cassette domain-containing protein, protein MNLVNLESVSHAYGPRPLLDGVSLGIAAGDRIGVVGRNGGGKTTLISLIAGVLEPDSGRVTHSRGLRIGFLSQGDDLDPALPVEEAVLAGRAEHEWAGDQEIRDILGNLLTDIDLRATVGDLSGGERRRAALARLLIDDHDLIILDEPTNHLDIEAINWLAGHLAARKSALLVVTHDRWFLDAVSTHTWEVVDGRVERYEGGYAAYVLAKAERARLAAAAEERRQNLLRKEIAWLRRGPPARTSKPKFRVEAAQALIADEPPPRDEVELMRFASARLGKTVFDLEDVTLHAGGPGTGPLVLDRCTWQFGPGDRVGLIGINGSGKSTVLRLLAGAVHPDSGRVVRGRTVRLAYLSQELAELDPQRRVLEVVEEVRRYVKVGKREWSASQLLDRLGFRGEAQWKVVGDLSGGERRRLQLLRLLMDDPNVLLLDEPTNDLDIETLNELEDLLDGWAGTLIVVSHDRYFLERVADVSVALLGDGRLSLLPGGVDEYLARRAAGTARTARAAARSDGDGAATVSDRVAASGPAAASGTPASGLSAREERELRKELARCERRLDKLAEREGRLHAEMAEAATDYERLAALDAELKQLTVEKEAVEAEWLSIAERLGE, encoded by the coding sequence ATGAACCTGGTCAACTTGGAGTCGGTATCCCACGCCTACGGCCCCAGACCGCTGCTGGACGGCGTGTCCCTCGGCATCGCCGCCGGTGACCGGATCGGCGTCGTCGGCCGCAACGGCGGCGGCAAGACCACGCTCATCTCGCTCATAGCCGGGGTCCTCGAACCCGACAGCGGGCGCGTGACGCACAGCCGAGGCCTGCGGATCGGCTTCCTGTCCCAGGGCGACGACCTCGACCCCGCCCTGCCCGTCGAGGAAGCCGTCCTCGCCGGGAGGGCCGAACACGAGTGGGCCGGTGACCAGGAGATCCGTGACATCCTCGGCAACCTGCTCACCGACATCGACCTGCGGGCCACCGTCGGCGACCTGTCCGGCGGCGAACGGCGGCGCGCCGCCCTGGCCAGGCTGCTCATCGACGACCACGACCTGATCATCCTGGACGAGCCCACCAACCACCTCGACATCGAGGCCATCAACTGGCTGGCCGGGCACCTTGCCGCGCGCAAGTCGGCGCTGCTGGTCGTCACCCATGACCGGTGGTTCCTCGACGCGGTGTCCACCCACACCTGGGAGGTCGTGGACGGCCGGGTCGAACGCTACGAAGGCGGATACGCCGCGTACGTCCTGGCCAAGGCCGAACGCGCCCGGCTCGCCGCGGCGGCCGAGGAACGCAGGCAGAACCTCCTGCGCAAGGAGATCGCCTGGCTGCGCCGGGGGCCGCCGGCCCGGACCAGCAAGCCCAAGTTCCGCGTCGAGGCCGCCCAGGCGCTCATCGCCGACGAGCCGCCGCCGCGCGACGAGGTCGAGCTGATGCGCTTCGCCTCCGCCCGGCTCGGCAAGACCGTCTTCGACCTGGAGGACGTCACCCTGCACGCGGGCGGTCCCGGCACCGGTCCGCTCGTCCTCGACCGCTGCACCTGGCAGTTCGGCCCCGGCGACCGCGTGGGGCTGATCGGGATCAACGGCTCGGGCAAGTCCACGGTGCTGCGCCTGCTCGCCGGCGCCGTCCACCCCGACTCCGGCCGGGTCGTCCGCGGACGCACCGTACGGCTCGCCTACCTGTCCCAGGAACTGGCCGAACTCGACCCGCAGCGGCGGGTCCTGGAGGTCGTCGAGGAGGTCAGGCGGTACGTCAAGGTCGGCAAGCGCGAGTGGAGCGCCTCCCAGCTCCTGGACCGGCTCGGCTTCCGCGGCGAGGCCCAGTGGAAGGTCGTCGGCGACCTGTCCGGCGGCGAGCGGCGGCGACTGCAGCTGCTGCGGCTGCTCATGGACGACCCCAACGTGCTGCTCCTCGACGAGCCCACCAACGACCTCGACATCGAGACCCTCAACGAGCTGGAGGACCTGCTCGACGGGTGGGCGGGCACGCTGATCGTGGTCAGTCACGACCGGTACTTCCTGGAGCGGGTGGCCGACGTGTCCGTGGCCCTGCTCGGTGACGGCAGGCTGTCGCTGCTCCCCGGAGGGGTGGACGAATATCTCGCCCGTCGCGCCGCGGGCACCGCGCGTACGGCTCGCGCCGCCGCCCGGAGCGACGGGGACGGCGCCGCCACGGTATCCGATCGCGTCGCCGCCTCCGGTCCCGCGGCCGCCTCCGGAACGCCCGCCTCCGGGCTGTCGGCGCGGGAGGAACGGGAGCTGCGCAAGGAACTCGCGCGGTGCGAGCGACGGTTGGACAAGCTCGCCGAGCGGGAGGGCCGGCTCCACGCCGAGATGGCCGAGGCCGCCACCGACTACGAGCGCCTCGCCGCCCTCGACGCCGAGCTGAAGCAGCTCACCGTGGAGAAGGAGGCGGTGGAAGCCGAGTGGCTCTCCATCGCCGAGCGCCTGGGGGAGTGA